Proteins co-encoded in one Sulfurimonas sp. HSL1-2 genomic window:
- a CDS encoding molybdopterin-dependent oxidoreductase, with product MYKESRRTFLKGAAFTVAGAAVAKGVFTTDAIADSVEESKFTNTPDSLSFYPPLEQWDDFKELDGDDWKRGGIARKGVQSPENPDGIYVNDFAIVPTACSNCEASCGLTAWIDKKSFTVKKYMGNPLHPGSRGRNCAKGYATQSQMYDPDRLAFPIKRAPGSKRGEGKWIRTTWDEAMSTIGKKMNDTLKTGDELSRKSLMFHVGRPNENGFTGQVWTTFKQDAFNSHTNICSSGGRTPTIQWANDDRTSPDWANAKLVFLNSSHAADAGHYFQQSAGFIADARKKGARLVVMDPRMSNSAGMADLWIAAWPGTEPVVYLYLANRILQEGQVDKKFVKKWFNWETLMKNRNYLQFMVDKGYISKVPADKSFESFLEVMKEMYAPYTLEYAVKETHVPAYKLEKLYEMFIWAGDAISSYFWRAAASGNRGGWMSGRTGYLAIALRGAIGTVGGTFFHHWHVISVAGKGGSATVGQGRSGSNVPKVDVWNELTWPPEWPLSTYEMSYLLPHLLSDVEWQEKWKKRGLNVPQKLAVWIPRMYNPVWINPDGFRWLEVLKDESKMELTFNLSPTWSETNWHVDYVLPVGLAGERHDQHSEATMPARWTSFRQPVMRVALEKAGWKPKNPNRATLEAHIKAGLGEVWEENEFWFEMGFKYVDPDGSLGIKKMWESKRNPGQAVTIAEWYDAAFGDNLPNLYKTATTDARYKNSEFPVYNFMRDHGAWLEESNIYHAQEREIKEEGDNLIAHGHKFNKHHVEKDEETGVLYAEAHGDAWKYKDGKQPIGIEIDGKRMDGFETLDKKLDFFSEWLADEWKWPEYAVPFYPRNDEEKAAMPHIVSHVNHMYMKADNEFALNTVFRLPYNIHTRSANSKHLMEISQNHDPIWINTQDAKRMGFKRGDAIRVRITDTVSGLESGYFVAMAVPTEGQMPGVLACSHHGGRWKLKNSVTIPNGVSDGKVEDITVGSGDLNDPAFLQASPEGAGTAAGAIKVADYDGTAGMNSFGVPTAEMQMDGKTGKLKYVEGIHPFHTKRFAAYNKDSDNIWWDGLSGSWQNAVAPTHPDPISGMHCWHQKVILEPAQPGDKIGDIVVNYENNFKTYQAWRDELTRGLDANSEFRRPPHIKRPWVPLNEKAYRVDIKDV from the coding sequence ATGTATAAAGAAAGCAGAAGAACATTTCTCAAAGGCGCGGCATTTACGGTTGCCGGCGCCGCTGTAGCCAAAGGGGTTTTCACAACGGACGCTATCGCGGATTCCGTTGAAGAAAGCAAATTTACGAACACTCCGGACTCGCTCTCCTTCTACCCGCCGCTCGAGCAGTGGGATGATTTCAAAGAGCTCGACGGCGACGACTGGAAGCGCGGCGGTATCGCCCGCAAAGGCGTCCAGAGCCCAGAGAACCCGGACGGTATCTATGTCAATGATTTCGCGATCGTCCCGACGGCATGTTCCAACTGTGAGGCCTCCTGTGGTCTGACGGCGTGGATCGACAAGAAGTCCTTCACGGTCAAAAAATACATGGGTAACCCGCTGCACCCGGGCTCCCGCGGCCGTAACTGTGCCAAAGGTTACGCGACACAGTCACAGATGTACGATCCGGACCGCCTGGCGTTCCCGATCAAGCGTGCACCGGGTTCCAAGCGCGGTGAAGGTAAATGGATCCGTACGACCTGGGACGAGGCGATGAGCACCATCGGTAAAAAGATGAACGATACGCTCAAAACAGGCGACGAGCTCTCCCGCAAGTCCCTGATGTTCCACGTCGGCCGCCCGAACGAGAACGGCTTCACGGGTCAGGTCTGGACGACGTTCAAGCAGGACGCGTTCAACTCCCACACCAACATCTGTTCTTCCGGCGGTCGTACACCGACGATCCAGTGGGCGAACGATGACCGTACGAGTCCGGACTGGGCGAACGCAAAGCTCGTTTTCCTGAACTCCTCGCACGCAGCGGATGCCGGTCACTACTTCCAGCAGTCCGCCGGTTTCATCGCTGACGCACGTAAAAAAGGCGCACGCCTGGTCGTTATGGACCCGCGTATGTCAAACTCTGCCGGTATGGCGGACCTCTGGATCGCGGCATGGCCTGGTACAGAGCCGGTTGTCTACCTCTACCTTGCCAACCGTATTCTCCAGGAAGGCCAGGTTGACAAGAAATTTGTCAAGAAGTGGTTCAACTGGGAAACCCTGATGAAGAACCGCAACTACCTGCAGTTCATGGTCGACAAGGGCTATATTTCCAAGGTGCCTGCTGACAAGAGCTTCGAAAGCTTCCTGGAAGTCATGAAAGAGATGTATGCGCCGTATACCCTTGAATATGCCGTCAAAGAGACGCATGTTCCGGCATACAAACTCGAGAAACTCTACGAGATGTTCATCTGGGCAGGCGATGCGATCAGCTCCTACTTCTGGCGTGCGGCTGCTTCCGGTAACCGCGGCGGCTGGATGTCCGGTCGTACAGGTTACCTCGCCATCGCACTGCGCGGTGCGATCGGTACCGTCGGCGGTACGTTCTTCCACCACTGGCACGTTATTTCCGTTGCCGGTAAAGGCGGTTCCGCGACTGTCGGCCAGGGCCGCAGCGGTTCAAACGTCCCGAAAGTCGACGTCTGGAACGAACTGACGTGGCCGCCGGAGTGGCCGCTCTCTACGTACGAGATGTCCTACCTTCTGCCGCACCTCCTCAGCGACGTCGAGTGGCAGGAAAAATGGAAGAAACGCGGCCTGAACGTTCCGCAGAAACTGGCGGTCTGGATCCCGCGTATGTACAACCCGGTCTGGATCAACCCGGACGGTTTCCGCTGGCTGGAAGTCCTCAAGGACGAAAGCAAGATGGAACTGACGTTCAACCTGTCACCGACATGGTCCGAAACGAACTGGCACGTCGACTACGTCCTGCCGGTCGGTCTGGCGGGCGAACGCCACGACCAGCACTCCGAAGCGACAATGCCGGCACGCTGGACCTCTTTCCGCCAGCCGGTCATGCGCGTTGCGCTTGAAAAAGCGGGCTGGAAGCCGAAGAACCCGAACCGTGCAACCCTCGAAGCGCACATCAAAGCGGGTCTGGGCGAAGTCTGGGAAGAGAACGAATTCTGGTTCGAAATGGGCTTCAAATACGTTGACCCTGACGGAAGCCTCGGCATCAAGAAGATGTGGGAATCCAAGCGCAACCCGGGCCAGGCGGTTACGATCGCCGAGTGGTACGACGCGGCGTTCGGCGACAACCTGCCGAACCTGTACAAGACGGCCACAACCGATGCACGCTACAAAAACAGCGAGTTCCCGGTCTATAACTTCATGCGTGACCACGGTGCATGGCTCGAAGAGAGCAACATCTACCACGCTCAGGAGCGCGAGATCAAAGAAGAGGGTGACAACCTGATCGCTCACGGTCACAAGTTCAACAAGCACCATGTCGAGAAAGACGAAGAAACCGGTGTCCTTTACGCGGAAGCCCACGGCGACGCCTGGAAGTACAAAGACGGCAAACAGCCGATCGGTATCGAGATCGACGGCAAGCGCATGGACGGTTTCGAAACGCTCGACAAGAAGCTGGACTTCTTCTCCGAGTGGCTTGCAGACGAGTGGAAATGGCCGGAGTACGCGGTACCGTTCTACCCGCGTAACGACGAAGAGAAAGCAGCGATGCCGCATATCGTGTCCCATGTCAACCACATGTACATGAAAGCGGACAACGAGTTTGCGCTCAACACGGTCTTCCGTCTGCCGTACAACATTCACACGCGTTCTGCGAACTCCAAACACCTGATGGAGATCTCCCAGAACCACGACCCGATCTGGATCAACACGCAGGATGCGAAGCGCATGGGCTTCAAGCGCGGTGACGCGATCCGTGTCCGTATTACGGATACCGTCTCCGGTCTGGAGAGCGGTTACTTCGTTGCGATGGCGGTGCCGACCGAAGGTCAGATGCCGGGCGTTCTCGCCTGTTCACACCACGGCGGCCGCTGGAAGCTGAAAAACTCCGTCACGATCCCGAACGGTGTTTCCGACGGTAAAGTCGAAGACATCACCGTCGGTTCCGGCGACCTGAACGATCCGGCATTCCTGCAGGCCTCACCGGAAGGTGCGGGTACGGCTGCCGGTGCGATCAAAGTCGCTGATTATGACGGCACGGCCGGCATGAACAGCTTCGGTGTCCCGACGGCAGAGATGCAGATGGACGGTAAAACGGGTAAACTCAAATATGTCGAGGGTATCCATCCGTTCCACACCAAGCGTTTCGCGGCGTACAACAAAGACAGCGACAACATCTGGTGGGACGGTCTTTCCGGTTCCTGGCAGAATGCCGTCGCTCCGACGCACCCGGACCCGATCTCCGGTATGCACTGCTGGCACCAGAAAGTTATCCTGGAGCCTGCACAGCCGGGTGACAAAATCGGTGATATCGTTGTCAACTACGAGAACAACTTTAAAACCTACCAGGCATGGCGTGACGAACTCACGCGCGGTCTGGACGCCAATTCCGAGTTCCGCCGCCCGCCGCACATCAAGCGTCCGTGGGTGCCGCTCAACGAAAAAGCGTACCGCGTCGATATCAAAGACGTTTGA
- a CDS encoding molecular chaperone TorD family protein, whose protein sequence is MEQTQARSNIYALLSRVLMQEADTELIDIINNDDAILEMMPNYKIWEARMTLQSSELIEKHLNPDFTNVSLLHLIPYETFYTREDQMIETGGANPVTDIYSAYDFMVDFEAARVVSADHIGVELEFMHHLCEAQIKAMNDNDGEAVDELMEVERTFLEKHLVRWAPMYLLNMKHESRTPLYYDAADMTLEFLLSDYQYLSETAGA, encoded by the coding sequence ATGGAACAGACACAAGCACGCAGCAATATCTACGCACTTCTTTCAAGAGTGTTGATGCAGGAAGCCGATACGGAACTTATTGACATTATCAACAACGATGACGCCATTTTGGAGATGATGCCGAACTACAAGATCTGGGAAGCACGCATGACTCTTCAAAGCAGTGAACTGATCGAGAAGCATCTGAACCCCGATTTCACCAACGTCTCGCTGCTTCACCTGATCCCCTACGAGACCTTCTATACCCGCGAGGACCAGATGATCGAGACGGGGGGCGCCAACCCGGTGACCGACATCTATTCCGCCTACGATTTTATGGTCGATTTCGAAGCGGCGCGGGTCGTTTCGGCCGATCATATCGGGGTCGAACTGGAGTTCATGCACCATCTCTGCGAAGCACAGATCAAGGCGATGAACGACAACGACGGCGAAGCGGTGGACGAACTGATGGAGGTGGAACGCACCTTCCTCGAGAAGCACCTTGTGCGCTGGGCGCCGATGTACCTGCTCAATATGAAGCACGAGTCCCGCACACCGCTCTATTATGACGCGGCGGACATGACGCTGGAGTTTCTCCTCAGCGACTACCAGTACCTCAGCGAGACAGCGGGAGCCTGA
- a CDS encoding 4Fe-4S binding protein — protein sequence MAGITLNPGRCVRQLSTFSTCNSCITACPTEALVATENVPAVNQAACVGCGGCAGACPTEAIRVDDFSATEFFFAFAGDTDNLVSCRKNVPCIAALSVDHLFSLASLKGGIRLDTGHCEGCEIASTCRPQFEVRAEEASYLLEAMMSSAEIVFEDVAYAAETPGEEGDRRGFLRAFNLKTLAEGKAKFEREVETATDELIRHQLDSAAIAQLRTKTLPDKRKLLFTAMKRAEKPSEYHVVDASELTLASQKLMDGDKCTACQMCYRVCPTGALTSDIKGAKIDFDAMMCVRCHLCHDVCEPDALTLSPSFNMKELFEPTQQRLVTFSVRNCDECGNPFTSLAGERVCHRCRIEEEEARTLWGIGDDE from the coding sequence ATGGCCGGTATTACCCTCAATCCGGGCCGCTGCGTACGGCAGCTGAGCACCTTCAGCACCTGTAACAGCTGTATCACGGCGTGCCCGACCGAAGCGCTCGTGGCGACGGAGAACGTCCCGGCCGTCAACCAGGCGGCCTGCGTCGGCTGCGGCGGCTGCGCGGGCGCCTGCCCGACCGAAGCGATCCGCGTCGACGATTTCAGCGCGACGGAGTTCTTCTTCGCCTTCGCGGGCGACACGGACAACCTCGTCTCCTGCCGCAAAAACGTTCCCTGTATCGCGGCGCTGAGCGTGGATCACCTCTTCTCGCTCGCCTCGCTCAAGGGGGGCATCCGTCTCGATACGGGCCACTGTGAGGGGTGTGAGATCGCCTCAACCTGCCGCCCCCAGTTCGAGGTGCGTGCCGAAGAAGCCTCCTACCTGCTCGAGGCGATGATGAGCAGCGCGGAGATCGTTTTCGAGGATGTCGCCTATGCAGCAGAAACACCCGGGGAGGAGGGCGACCGCCGCGGCTTCCTGCGGGCGTTCAATCTCAAGACACTGGCCGAGGGCAAAGCAAAATTCGAGCGCGAGGTGGAGACGGCGACGGATGAGCTGATCCGCCACCAGCTCGATTCGGCGGCGATCGCCCAGCTGCGAACCAAGACGCTGCCGGACAAGCGCAAACTGCTCTTTACCGCAATGAAACGGGCTGAAAAGCCCTCTGAGTACCACGTCGTCGATGCTTCCGAACTGACGCTGGCCTCCCAGAAGCTGATGGACGGAGACAAATGTACAGCGTGCCAGATGTGCTACCGTGTCTGCCCGACGGGGGCGCTCACCAGCGACATCAAGGGTGCCAAGATCGATTTCGACGCGATGATGTGCGTGCGCTGCCACCTCTGCCATGACGTCTGCGAACCGGACGCCCTGACGCTGTCGCCGTCGTTCAATATGAAAGAGCTTTTCGAACCGACGCAGCAGCGCCTCGTGACCTTCTCCGTGCGCAACTGCGACGAGTGCGGGAACCCCTTTACCTCCCTCGCCGGGGAGCGGGTTTGCCACCGCTGCCGGATCGAGGAGGAGGAAGCGCGCACCCTCTGGGGCATAGGAGATGATGAGTGA
- a CDS encoding VWA domain-containing protein, which translates to MSFEFPWLFLLLPPLWYCLYRCRERLSPRYFVHLELFAVRRGWFKWLWLLRYLAVLLLVIAIASPVTIDQDDPLNRQGVDVVLALDASGSMGASGFDPKSRESRFDIARKIAKHFIVDRIGDNAGVVLFGDFAFIASPVTYEKTVVAEMMDYLVYGMAGQNTAIGEGIAMGVRALEDSKATSKVLVLLTDGEHNSGRVSPKAATELAVKHGIRIYTVGMGQKGEFDEAMLRRIADESGGAFFAAYDPESLAAVYEAIDALERSRIKSERILRKEYYYTWPLAAGVLLIFYLWRREAL; encoded by the coding sequence ATGAGTTTTGAATTTCCCTGGCTGTTTTTGCTGCTGCCCCCGCTGTGGTACTGCCTTTACCGCTGCCGCGAACGCCTGAGCCCGCGCTATTTCGTCCATCTCGAACTCTTTGCCGTACGGCGGGGATGGTTCAAATGGCTTTGGCTGCTGCGCTACCTGGCGGTGCTGCTGCTCGTCATAGCAATCGCCTCTCCCGTCACGATCGATCAGGATGACCCGCTGAACCGCCAGGGGGTCGACGTCGTGCTGGCGCTCGATGCCAGCGGGTCGATGGGGGCATCGGGTTTTGACCCCAAAAGCCGGGAGAGCCGTTTCGATATTGCCAGAAAGATCGCCAAGCACTTTATCGTTGACCGAATCGGCGATAACGCCGGGGTCGTCCTCTTCGGCGATTTCGCCTTTATCGCCTCGCCGGTAACCTATGAAAAAACCGTTGTCGCGGAGATGATGGATTACCTTGTCTACGGCATGGCGGGGCAGAACACGGCCATCGGCGAGGGGATTGCCATGGGCGTCAGGGCGCTTGAAGATTCCAAGGCGACCTCCAAGGTACTTGTCCTGCTGACCGACGGGGAACACAACAGCGGGCGGGTGTCGCCCAAAGCGGCGACGGAGCTGGCCGTCAAACACGGTATCCGCATCTATACGGTCGGGATGGGACAGAAGGGGGAGTTCGACGAAGCGATGCTACGCCGGATCGCCGACGAGAGCGGCGGCGCCTTCTTCGCCGCCTATGACCCGGAATCCCTGGCTGCGGTCTATGAAGCGATCGATGCCCTGGAGCGCTCCAGAATCAAGTCGGAACGGATCCTGCGGAAAGAGTACTATTACACCTGGCCGTTGGCCGCGGGCGTATTGCTGATCTTCTACCTCTGGCGCAGGGAGGCACTGTGA
- a CDS encoding VWA domain-containing protein yields MTFMAPLWLWLLLFFGLYLVYRRQRGGGLVWSVRSIFLVSAIVFGILALARPVAMQEPVSIEQRGSDVIFAIDISRSMQATDIAPSRLEAAKQLLSSVVAADDTNRFGVLAFTTNPVILSPLTRDDELLLHLFSGLDTSMVMTRGTEIGGALKLARKLSRSEHPIVVLLTDGGDSLGYSQEAAKARAAGLIVNVVMLATSSGGTLKAEDGKLLRNEEGGIVVTARNSAIEAIADATGGVVIDGADAGALEAAIQAQGMEDIREKRKIILYREYFFAPLALALLFAMLGMTDLISRIGGRRA; encoded by the coding sequence ATGACGTTTATGGCCCCGCTGTGGCTCTGGCTGCTGCTCTTCTTCGGACTCTACCTCGTCTACCGCCGTCAGCGCGGCGGTGGTCTCGTCTGGAGCGTGCGGAGCATCTTCCTGGTGTCGGCGATCGTCTTCGGCATTCTCGCACTGGCCCGCCCGGTGGCGATGCAGGAGCCGGTGTCGATCGAGCAGCGCGGCAGCGACGTCATCTTTGCCATCGACATCTCCCGTTCCATGCAGGCGACCGATATCGCCCCGAGCCGCCTGGAGGCGGCGAAGCAGCTGCTCTCGTCGGTGGTGGCAGCCGACGATACGAACCGCTTCGGCGTCCTGGCGTTTACGACGAACCCGGTGATCCTGTCGCCGCTGACCCGCGACGACGAACTGCTGCTGCATCTCTTTTCGGGTCTGGACACGTCGATGGTCATGACCCGGGGGACGGAAATAGGCGGTGCGTTGAAACTGGCACGCAAACTGTCGCGTTCCGAGCATCCCATCGTCGTGCTTCTGACGGATGGCGGCGATAGTCTGGGATACTCCCAGGAGGCGGCGAAGGCGCGCGCAGCGGGGCTGATCGTCAACGTCGTCATGCTGGCGACGTCGTCGGGGGGAACGCTCAAAGCCGAAGACGGAAAACTGCTGCGCAACGAGGAGGGCGGTATCGTCGTGACGGCGCGCAACAGTGCGATCGAGGCGATCGCCGACGCGACCGGCGGCGTTGTGATCGACGGGGCGGATGCCGGGGCGCTTGAGGCGGCCATTCAGGCCCAGGGGATGGAGGATATCCGCGAGAAACGGAAGATTATCCTCTACCGGGAGTATTTTTTCGCTCCGCTTGCGCTGGCACTGCTGTTCGCCATGCTGGGCATGACGGATCTCATCTCCCGTATCGGAGGGCGTCGTGCGTAA
- a CDS encoding tetratricopeptide repeat protein, with the protein MRNRLSHITSTPAVTASLLAQGWRVISASKGHRALLPLLLGFFAALLSVLLLLLWNATLPYRAAEAYHAADYNRSAALYAQMEGAAALYDAGNAWYRTGEYERALQYYSALKQHEGSFGASVWFNRGNALVRLKEFAKAREAFARSLALHYDEEALANMMHILAAEEQDHMLTGRQEGKKRAQDQETERSEGAPKKEGGGSNQQSSAERRSGAGSQGKKVEREEQLEFSNKGNSRLSSKQYELINQRSVHETNPW; encoded by the coding sequence GTGCGTAACCGTCTTAGTCATATCACTTCCACCCCCGCCGTCACTGCATCCCTCCTGGCGCAGGGATGGCGCGTGATCTCCGCCAGCAAAGGGCACCGGGCGCTGCTCCCGCTCCTGCTTGGTTTCTTTGCGGCGCTGTTGTCGGTACTGCTGCTGCTACTGTGGAACGCGACGCTGCCGTACCGGGCGGCAGAGGCCTATCATGCGGCCGACTACAACCGCAGTGCCGCGCTCTATGCACAGATGGAGGGTGCGGCGGCACTGTATGATGCGGGCAATGCCTGGTACCGCACAGGCGAGTATGAACGCGCACTGCAGTACTACAGCGCGCTGAAGCAGCACGAAGGCAGCTTCGGCGCGTCGGTATGGTTCAACCGGGGCAATGCCCTTGTCCGTCTCAAGGAGTTCGCGAAAGCGCGCGAGGCCTTTGCCCGTTCCCTGGCGCTGCACTACGATGAGGAAGCGCTCGCGAACATGATGCACATTCTCGCGGCGGAGGAGCAGGACCATATGCTCACCGGACGGCAGGAGGGCAAGAAGCGCGCCCAGGACCAGGAGACCGAACGCAGCGAAGGCGCTCCCAAGAAAGAGGGCGGTGGCAGCAACCAGCAAAGCAGTGCCGAACGCCGCTCCGGTGCCGGAAGTCAGGGGAAAAAGGTGGAGCGCGAGGAGCAGCTGGAGTTTTCGAACAAAGGCAACAGCCGCCTGAGCTCAAAACAGTATGAACTGATCAATCAAAGGAGCGTACATGAAACGAATCCCTGGTAG
- a CDS encoding CHAD domain-containing protein: MESALLKSYLVQQLETAKQQLPLIGPDADIEALHRFRVALRRFRSVLAAYSRHLYAPDTIAKSMLKVTNPLRETDVFLDALSPESYPQLHGALTRYRTKQYKKRWPPETAARFGQTIDLLIADVEALKLDQRKKRLVVRGEALYEKAKRARQALGKESNEKEIHEIRLRYKQARYVLEFLHEAGLIEAKRKIRNAKKHLEHFGAIQDAANQLDWLHHFCEKHPSDECHTLYETRRQALRDLKKAFEL, from the coding sequence ATGGAAAGCGCGCTTTTGAAATCCTACCTGGTACAACAGCTCGAAACGGCCAAGCAGCAGCTCCCGCTTATCGGGCCGGACGCCGATATCGAAGCCCTGCACCGTTTCCGTGTCGCCCTCCGGCGGTTCCGTTCCGTCCTGGCGGCATACAGCCGGCATCTCTACGCCCCCGACACCATCGCCAAGTCGATGCTCAAAGTCACCAACCCGCTGCGCGAAACCGATGTCTTTCTCGACGCTCTCTCCCCCGAAAGCTACCCGCAACTGCATGGGGCACTGACACGCTACCGGACCAAACAGTACAAAAAAAGGTGGCCGCCCGAGACGGCGGCGCGGTTCGGCCAGACGATCGACCTGCTGATCGCCGATGTCGAAGCCCTGAAACTCGACCAGCGTAAAAAGCGGCTTGTCGTCCGGGGCGAAGCCCTGTATGAAAAGGCCAAACGTGCACGCCAGGCCCTCGGGAAAGAGTCTAATGAAAAAGAGATCCATGAGATCCGGCTGCGGTACAAACAGGCACGTTACGTCCTGGAGTTCCTCCATGAAGCCGGGCTGATCGAGGCCAAACGCAAGATCAGGAATGCCAAAAAGCACCTGGAACATTTCGGTGCCATCCAGGATGCGGCCAACCAGCTCGACTGGCTCCACCACTTCTGCGAAAAGCACCCTTCGGACGAATGCCATACGCTTTACGAGACACGCAGGCAGGCACTCCGTGATCTGAAAAAGGCTTTTGAGCTCTAG
- a CDS encoding endonuclease/exonuclease/phosphatase family protein: MIKLLAALLLPLVLFAGETVRIATYNIENLFDLERSGHEYAEYIPNTPWQWNEKNYRKKLRNIARVIAEMKPDVIGLQEVESDRALRDLQVEIKRAGLYLPHRAIADAKPSVVKTALLSRFPVKVKREIAVANGNRIRNILEVRLDTGGEPLYIFVNHWKSKSGPESLRMLSAKALKSRLDALGSVSYVLLGDFNSDYDEKHLFLRKRKHNDTDGITGINDVLLTMRGEKGVTLDDLRSCPACAYDLWYDLPGLQRWSHSFYGQQEALDHIIISPALADGKGNEYVKGSFARFRPDYLLSKKGAPYRWQRSRTYPKHHTGKGYSDHLPIYADFILK, translated from the coding sequence GTGATCAAACTCCTCGCGGCGCTGCTGCTGCCGCTGGTGCTGTTTGCAGGAGAGACCGTGCGCATCGCAACTTATAACATTGAAAACCTCTTCGACCTCGAACGCAGCGGGCATGAATACGCCGAGTACATCCCGAACACCCCCTGGCAGTGGAACGAAAAGAACTACCGCAAAAAACTGAGAAACATCGCCCGCGTCATCGCCGAAATGAAACCCGACGTCATCGGATTGCAGGAGGTTGAATCAGACCGGGCCCTGCGCGATTTGCAGGTGGAGATCAAACGTGCGGGGCTCTACCTCCCCCACCGCGCCATTGCCGACGCCAAACCGAGTGTCGTCAAAACGGCCCTGCTCTCGCGCTTTCCCGTCAAGGTCAAACGTGAAATCGCCGTCGCCAACGGCAACCGTATCCGCAACATTCTCGAAGTCCGCCTCGATACCGGCGGCGAACCGCTCTACATCTTCGTCAATCACTGGAAAAGCAAGTCGGGACCGGAGAGTTTGCGCATGCTCTCGGCCAAAGCACTTAAAAGCCGTCTGGATGCGCTGGGGAGCGTATCGTATGTCCTGCTGGGTGATTTCAATTCGGACTACGACGAAAAGCACCTTTTCCTGCGCAAACGCAAGCACAACGACACCGACGGCATCACGGGGATCAACGACGTGCTGTTAACAATGCGCGGTGAAAAAGGCGTCACCCTCGACGATCTGCGCAGCTGCCCGGCGTGTGCCTACGACCTCTGGTACGATCTTCCCGGCCTGCAGCGCTGGAGCCACAGTTTCTACGGGCAGCAAGAGGCGCTCGACCACATCATCATCTCCCCCGCACTGGCGGACGGGAAAGGGAACGAATACGTTAAGGGAAGTTTTGCACGCTTCCGTCCCGACTACCTCCTGAGCAAGAAGGGGGCTCCCTACCGCTGGCAGCGCAGCCGTACCTACCCCAAGCACCATACCGGGAAGGGCTACTCCGACCACCTTCCGATCTACGCCGATTTCATCTTGAAGTGA